In Athene noctua chromosome 8, bAthNoc1.hap1.1, whole genome shotgun sequence, a genomic segment contains:
- the SAMD7 gene encoding sterile alpha motif domain-containing protein 7, translated as MTPRDHIRKISILGEQGTLEEKHLYRLASGMAAGELRQRQEMLMRNQLMAMNPQLMGTGQQRMQAIPSQFEPRLVDRDLLPSTEMMASADPRQIHMASHLGPTVPQHTNMPNILSNRVYPGPGYSFLQPESMEAVARRQELVQKQNIARMEMEMSAIFQQKEMEKAHRKGLLGLEAPFLYHGMAASPIAFRGRHRLPEGHLPGDLYVHRTTLDEIHGNTMLMATSPYPPVSTLQRERGRRPGRRAGNHKTADCSANGTKNQADDKTTDLASAAGDDEKEDKKEAEVETPNKHEQSKNQTEPPAVAKNCKEFEQGLRKNCATHEISTETNSCSNTNEKESNSSCAAFDDKYMYPSAIPFSALPCGFPVPSNPLLPSGAHGLILNGEDISSIEDIRKWTVDDVYNFIISLPGCSDYAEIFKDHAIDGETLPLLTEEHLLDTMGLKLGPALKIRSQVSRRLGNVFYMMNPALAVPLPPAPGKPPDQPSDITSPLHGNSSGDMLDSPCSQDPETSKAVEQIISESRENPCDSAGSQAGFQMITFQKN; from the exons ATGACTCCACGAGATCACATAAGAAAAATCTCTATCCTGGGGGAACAAGGAACACTAGAAGAAAAGCACTTATACCGACTAGCAAGTGGCATGGCAGCAGGAG AACTGCGGCAGCGGCAAGAGATGCTAATGAGAAATCAGTTGATGGCAATGAACCCCCAGCTAATGGGCACAGGCCAGCAGAGGATGCAGGCAATTCCCTCCCAGTTTGAGCCTCGACTGGTAGACAG AGATCTGTTACCTTCAACTGAAATGATGGCATCAGCTGACCCAAGACAAATCCATATGGCATCCCACCTCGGACCCACAGTCCCACAGCACACAAACATGCCAAACATTTTGTCCAACCGTGTTTACCCAGGCCCAG GATATAGTTTTCTGCAACCAGAATCCATGGAAGCTGTGGCCAGAAGACAGGAACTGgttcaaaagcaaaatattgcCAG AATGGAAATGGAGATGAGTGctatttttcagcaaaaagaaatggagaaggcTCATCGGAAAGGGCTGCTGGGACTGGAAGCACCTTTCCTTTACCATGGGATGGCAGCTAGTCCCATTGCTTTCCGTGGCAGGCACAGACTACCTGAAGGCCATCTTCCTGGGGATTTATATGTTCATCGTACCACCCTCGATGAAATTCATGGCAACACCATGCTCATGGCAACCAGCCCGTACCCGCCAGTCAGCACTTTGCAAAGGGAGAGGGGACGTcgcccagggagaagagctggaAATCACAAAACTGCAGACTGTAGCGCCAATGGCACAAAGAACCAAGCTGATGACAAAACTACAGACCTTGCTTCAGCTGCAGGGGATGATGAGAAAGAAgacaagaaagaagcagaagtggAGACACCAAACAAGCATGAACAAAGCAAAAACCAGACTGAGCCACCTGCAGTTGCCAAAAACTGTAAAGAGTTTGAACAAGGCTTGAGAAAAAACTGTGCTACTCATGAAATTTCTACTGAAACCAACAGCTGCAGCAACACAAATGAGAAGGAATCTAATAGCTCCTGTGCTGCTTTTGATGACAAGTACATGTACCCTTCTGCAATCCCATTCTCAGCGTTACCATGTGGATTTCCAGTTCCCAGCAACCCACTGCTACCTTCAG GAGCACATGGCCTGATCCTGAACGGAGAAGACATTTCTTCCATTGAAGACATTCGCAAGTGGACTGTTGATGACGTGTACAACTTCATCATTAGCCTCCCAGGCTGTTCGGATTATGCTGAG ATATTTAAAGATCACGCTATTGATGGAGAAACCCTCCCACTGCTGACAGAGGAACATCTCCTGGATACCATGGGATTAAAACTCGGACCAGCATTAAAAATCCGCTCTCAG GTGTCTCGACGTCTGGGCAATGTGTTCTACATGATGAAtcctgctctggctgtgcccctgcCACCTGCTCCAGGCAAACCCCCAGATCAGCCCTCTGACATAACCTCCCCTCTTCACGGCAACAGCAGCGGTGATATGCTGGACAGTCCCTGCTCTCAGGACCCAGAAACTTCAAAAGCAGTGGAACAGATCATTTCAGAAAGCAGGGAAAATCCATGTGACTCAGCTGGATCTCAGGCTGGCTTCCAGATGATAACTTTCCAAAAAAATTGA